In a single window of the Nicotiana tomentosiformis chromosome 8, ASM39032v3, whole genome shotgun sequence genome:
- the LOC104112229 gene encoding squamosa promoter-binding-like protein 3 — protein sequence MEAADNNDLFIFATDNDDKKKRTPSYNNRSSSSSNNNNEKIKGSSTSMRCCQADKCTVDLSDAKQYHKRHKVCEYHAKAQAVVVAGLRQRFCQQCSRFHEVGEFDESKRSCRRRLAGHNERRRKTTTTTSSSSDQSNAEVSSSRKAIIGTDTHQIINFQENAAAGYKHFQIG from the exons ATGGAAGCAGCTGATAATAATGACTTGTTCATTTTTGCCACTGATAATGATGACAAGAAGAAGAGAACCCCCAGTTataataataggagtagtagtagtagtaataataacAATGAAAAGATCAAAGGGTCAAGTACTTCAATGAGGTGTTGCCAAGCTGATAAGTGTACTGTTGATTTAAGTGATGCCAAACAATACCATAAGAGGCATAAAGTCTGTGAATACCATGCAAAGGCTCAAGCCGTCGTCGTCGCCGGACTCCGGCAACGCTTTTGTCAACAATGCAGCCG ATTTCACGAGGTAGGAGAGTTTGATGAATCGAAAAGGAGTTGCAGAAGGCGTTTGGCTGGGCACAACGAAAGGCGAAGGAAGACTACTACTACTACTTCTTCATCATCAGATCAGTCTAATGCTGAAGTTTCATCGAGTAGAAAAGCCATAATAGGGACAGACACTCATCAGATAATAAACTTCCAAGAAAATGCAGCAGCAGGTTATAAACACTTTCAGATTGGATGA